The following are encoded in a window of Nilaparvata lugens isolate BPH chromosome 13, ASM1435652v1, whole genome shotgun sequence genomic DNA:
- the LOC111044035 gene encoding ran-specific GTPase-activating protein encodes MTEEFAIVRNGRDKDESYEEEEDHTHHEPIISLPEVQVPTLEEDEEELFKIRAKLFRFDSSEAPGEWKERGTGDVKLLRHKTRNTVRVVMRRDKTLKICANHFVTPFMELQPNCGSDRAWVWSVLADFADETAKSELLAIRFANAENAKKWKEHFEEAKSIVANQCEIYTKSYDDKFQTKEEDEEEEEEDEAEGEEDGTSSDENNETNNKKEADSSFKQVTSELDKMSLSSTLTNNLNQSGGAIKEMNKEDSSK; translated from the exons ATGACAGAG GAATTTGCCATCGTCAGAAATGGGAGAGACAAGGATGAATCATATGAAGAGGAGGAAGACCATACTCATCATGAGCCAATCATATCACTGCCTGAGGTCCAGGTGCCTACGCtagaggaagatgaggaggaactATTTAAAAT CCGCGCGAAACTGTTCCGTTTCGACTCGAGCGAGGCGCCCGGCGAATGGAAGGAGCGAGGCACGGGTGACGTCAAACTGTTGCGACACAAGACTCGCAACACGGTTCGTGTCGTTATGCGTCGCGACAAGACGCTCAAGATATGCGCCAACCATTTCG TGACGCCATTCATGGAGCTGCAGCCGAACTGTGGCTCGGACCGAGCGTGGGTGTGGTCAGTACTGGCCGACTTTGCAGATGAAACTGCCAAATCTGAATTGCTAGCTATCCGATTCGCCAATGCCGAAA ATGCGAAAAAATGGAAAGAACATTTCGAAGAAGCCAAATCTATAGTTGCCAATCAATGCGAGATATACACAAAGAGCTACGATG ACAAGTTCCaaacaaaagaagaagatgaagaggaggaggaggaggatgaagcaGAGGGAGAAGAAGACGGAACAAGCAGTGATGAAAACAACGAGACGAACAATAAGAAAGAAGCGGATAGCAGTTTTAAACAG GTGACATCCGAACTAGACAAGATGTCATTGAGCTCCACACTCACCAACAATCTGAACCAATCCGGGGGTGCTATCAAGGAGATGAACAAGGAGGACTCTTCCAAGTAG